In a genomic window of Clavelina lepadiformis chromosome 7, kaClaLepa1.1, whole genome shotgun sequence:
- the LOC143465375 gene encoding multidrug resistance-associated protein 1-like isoform X2, translated as MNLKDFCGGEDFFDINTILNVTNPQLSKCFEHTVLDLTPCAYMLIFGTAYFFIYRKSYQSYIVPSPLFKARMVFTAALCLLALANLGRGIWEYTHGIRLGYVYLISPAVLAIGMAKSVYFVNFDRRKGIQSSSLLTCFWLLYLVFWALILKNQVDRLMNAKLLDDRELFRAITFFISYACVLSLFVMCFFVDDPPAFPPKDLYCEGTESKQSDHNPEEYKDNLPCPESSSCFLSRLTFEWFSKMIMKGYKCPLVDSDLWDLNCVDKAERVSKRFLKIWNAEKAKLKKQQQKAGNVPNNTDDEVLIKQPDEKKRMPSLLKALLKSFGPFFLISTFLKILNDVLTFVSPQLLSGMINFAKSNNPVWQGYSLAVLLFLTAIVKSIILQQYFHVCFTVGMRLRSGVITAVYRKALTLSSAARKHSTVGEVVNLMSVDAQRFMDLTTYVNILWSGPFQIILAMYFLWQTMGPSTLAGLGVMVLLIPINAYIASRAHNFQIEQMKHKDERIKVMNEILNGIKVLKMYAWELSFRDKVYAIRGKEINVLKRAAYLNAAAMFTWTCAPFLVSLTTFAVYTLSDPGNILDAQKAFVSISLFNILQFPLTMLPIMISSLVQANVSLKRLQRFLCNEELDLDNVDRIPSCGPVISIENGTFTWDKDDEPALKNINLSVPKGSLVAVVGQVGSGKSSLVNCLLGDMVKLNGRVSVKGSVAYVAQQAWIQNLTVRENILFGKPFDVCKYQDTVEACELKEDFEMLPASDQTEIGERGINLSGGQKQRISIARAVYQDSDVYLFDDPLSAVDAHVGKNLFDNVLGPGGCLQRKTRLLVTNGISFLPQVDIIVVLVDGKISEIGHYDELLEKNGVFSEFLKNYANNEEKQKQEDEDIDDKFSVPNSPTSTMPDDEDPEPIVGSEGSAVVIASRQFQRDLSQKLVTVQAIYGPTCKYRPIIKNDTNQVCKSPDQKKQAENKLINTETAETGNIKASVFTSYMCSIGFFSIFVIIASYMLSTASSIGSSIWLADWTNDAKDSAKAQNSTSFRLAIYGVIGASKTIFVLSSSFAGTYGSVAASTLLHSKLLNNLLKAPMSFFDTTPLGRILNRFSKDIYVIDEVIPRGLSSFLRTFFMTLSIFVVIIYSTPIFATVALPVVILYWFVQRFYVRTSRQLRRLESISRSPIYSHFSETLAGASTIRAYGLEKSFIRQNEAKVDTNQISYYSNIVSNRWLALHLEVVGNLIVLFAAIFAVVQRKHIEAGIVGLSISYSLQITSVLNWMVRTASEVETNIVAVERVEEYTNVQQEAPLEIEHSLPNSGWPDRGRIKFVNYSTRYRDELDLVVRGINVDIKGGEKIGVVGRTGAGKSSLTLALFRIIEAAEGMITIDGLDIGKMGLHSLRSKLSIIPQDPVLFCGTLRMNLDPFDGYSDEELWDALEHSHLKNFVLTLPKKLEHDIAGGGENLSVGQRQLVCLARALLRKSKILVLDEATAAVDLETDDLIQATIRSEFADSTTVTIAHRLNTIMDSTRVLVLNAGKVTEYDTPQNLLKSKGMFYSMAKTAGLAS; from the exons ATGAATTTAAAAGATTTCTGTGGAGGagaagattttttt gACATAAACACGATTTTAAACGTGACAAATCCACAACTGAGCAAATGTTTTGAACATACAGTTCTTGATTTGACACCATGTGCTTATATGTTGATATTTGGAACagcatattttttcatttatcgGAAGTCATACCAATCATATATTGTTCCTTCACCACTTTTCAAAGCAAGAATG GTATTTACTGCTGCACTGTGCTTGCTCGCACTGGCCAATTTAGGACGTGGAATTTGGGAATACACTCATGGCATTCGTCTTGGTTATGTATATCTGATTTCTCCAGCTGTGCTAGCCATAGGAATG gcCAAATCAGtgtattttgtaaactttgatCGAAGGAAAGGAATTCAATCTTCCAGTCTTCTCACATGTTTTTGGCTCTTGTATCTTGTCTTCTGGGctcttattttgaaaaaccaAGTTGACAGATTGATGAATGCCAAG cttCTAGATGACAGAGAATTGTTCAGAGCAATCACTTTCTTTATATCTTATGCCTGTGTACTCTCACTTTTTGTGATGTGCTTCTTTGTTGATGACCCACCAGCTTTTCCACCTAAA GATTTGTATTGTGAAGGAACAGAGAGTAAGCAATCTGATCATAACCCTGAAGAGTATAAAGACAACTTGCCATGCCCTGAGTCATCGTCTTGTTTCCTTTCCAGGCTAACTTTTGAATGGTTTTCCAA AATGATCATGAAAGGTTACAAGTGCCCTCTTGTGGACAGTGATCTTTGGGACCTGAATTGCGTTGATAAAGCTGAGAGGGTCTCCAAACGCTTTCTTAAGATATGGAATGCAGAGAAAGCAAAGCTGAA aaaacagcaacaaaaagCAGGAAATGTTCCCAACAACACAGATGACGAAGTTCTTATTAAACAACCTGATG AAAAGAAGAGAATGCCATCTCTCTTAAAAGCTTTGCTGAAAAGTTTTGGTCCTTTTTTTTTGATCAGTACTTTCCTCAAAATCCTGAATGATGTCTTAACCTTTGTCAGCCCACAACTTCTCAG TGGCATGATTAATTTCGCAAAATCCAACAATCCAGTGTGGCAAGGATATTCTCTGGCTGTCTTGCTATTTTTAACTGCAATAGTAAAGAGCATCATTCTTCAGCAGTACTTCCATGTCTGTTTTACTGTTGGTATGAGGTTACGGTCTGGAGTCATCACAGCGGTGTACAGAAAG GCTCTCACACTTTCCAGTGCTGCTCGAAAACACAGCACAGTTGGCGAAGTTGTAAATTTAATGTCTGTTGATGCTCAGAGGTTTATGGATTTGACAACATATGTAAACATTTTATGGTCAG GTCCCTTCCAAATTATTCTGGCAATGTATTTCCTATGGCAAACAATGGGTCCCTCCACACTTGCTGGGCTTGGTGTTATGGTACTGCTTATCCCAATTAATGCTTACATTGCAAGCCGAGCTCACAACTTTCAG ATTGAACAAATGAAACACAAGGACGAACGAATCAAAGTTATGAATGAAATCTTGAATGGTATCAAAGTGCTAAAAATGTATGCTTGGGAGCTTTCTTTTAGG GACAAAGTTTATGCAATTCGTGGTAAagaaataaacgttttgaaacgTGCTGCATATCTCAATGCAGCAGCCATGTTCACGTGGACTTGTGCTCCATTTCTC gtttCGTTGACAACATTTGCTGTGTACACCCTGTCTGACCCTGGCAATATTCTGGATGCTCAGAAAGCTTTTGTGTCAATTTCCCTTTTCAACATTCTTCAATTTCCTTTGACTATGCTTCCCATCATGATCTCATCTTTAGTACAG GCAAATGTAAGCTTAAAACGTCTCCAGCGCTTTCTATGCAACGAAGAGTTAGATCTGGATAATGTGGACAGAATACCATCCTGTGGTCCTGTAATTTCCATCGAAAATGGCACCTTCACCTGGGATAAAGATGACGAACCTGCTttaaaaaa CATTAATCTGTCTGTGCCCAAAGGATCTCTGGTTGCAGTTGTTGGACAAGTTGGAAGTGGAAAGTcatctttggttaactgtttgcTCGGAGATATGGTGAAATTGAATGGAAGAGTATCAGTGAAG GGTTCAGTAGCATATGTAGCACAACAAGCTTGGATTCAAAATCTCACTGTGCGTGAAAACATTCTCTTTGGCAAGCCATTTGACGTTTGCAAGTATCAAGATACCGTTGAAGCTTGTGAACTGAAAgaagattttgaaatgttgccAGCCAGTGACCAGACTGAAATTGGAGAAAGG GGTATCAATTTATCTGGAGGTCAAAAGCAAAGGATTTCAATCGCAAGAGCTGTATATCAGGACTCAGat GTATACTTGTTCGATGATCCACTCAGTGCTGTTGATGCTCATGTTGGAAAGAATCTCTTTGACAATGTTCTTGGACCTGGTGGATGTCTTCAAAGAAAA ACTCGTCTTTTAGTGACAAATGGAATTTCATTCTTGCCACAAGTTGACATTATTGTTGTGCTTGTAGATGGAAAAATATCAGAG ATTGGTCATTATGATGAGTTGTTAGAAAAAAATGGTGTTTTTTCtgagtttttgaaaaactacgcaaacaatgaagaaaaacaaaaacaggaaGATGAAGATATTGATGATAAATTTTCGG TTCCCAATTCACCAACAAGCACAATGCCTGACGATGAAGATCCAGAACCAATTGTTGGGTCAGAAGGATCAGCTGTTGTTATAGCTAGCAGACAATTTCAGAG AGATCTAAGCCAAAAGTTAGTAACAGTGCAAGCCATTTATGGACCCACATGCAAATATCGTCCAATTATAAAGAATGACACAAACCAAGTTTGCAAATCGCCGGATCAGAAGAAACAAGCTGAGAACAAATTAATCAACACAGAGACAGCAGAAACAGGAAAT ATAAAAGCGTCGGTGTTTACATCTTACATGTGTTCgattggatttttttcaatatttgtcATCATTGCATCCTACATGCTATCGACTGCTTCTTCTATAGGTTCTAGTATATGGCTAGCAG aCTGGACAAACGATGCCAAGGATTCTGCAAAAGCACAAAACTCAACTTCATTCCGACTTGCTATATATGGGGTTATTGGTGCATCAAAAA CCATATTTGTTTTGTCATCATCATTTGCTGGAACTTACGGATCAGTTGCTGCATCAACCTTGCTTCATTCAAAATTGCTGAACAATTTGCTCAAAGCACCAATGTCATTTTTTGACACCACTCCACTTGGTAGAATTTTGAATCGTTTCAG cAAGGACATTTATGTAATCGATGAAGTTATACCACGAGGTTTGAGTAGTTTCTTAAGAACATTTTTCATGACTTTGTCCATCTTTGTTGTCATTATCTACAGCACACCAATATTTGCAACTGTTGCCCTTCCTGTTGTCATTCTCTACTGGTTTGTGCAG CGCTTTTACGTTCGAACATCGAGACAGCTCAGAAGGTTGGAATCGATCAGCAGATCTCCTATCTATTCGCATTTCAGTGAAACTCTCGCAG GAGCTAGCACCATCAGAGCCTATGGATTGGAAAAAAGTTTCATAAGACAAAATGAAGCAAAAGTGGACACAAATCAGATATCATATTATTCCAACATTGTTTCAAATCG GTGGCTTGCTCTGCACCTTGAAGTGGTTGGAAACCTTATTGTGCTGTTTGCTGCCATATTTGCTGTTGTACAACGAAAGCATATCGAAGCTGGTATCGTTGGTCTTTCCATCTCCTATTCATTGCAG ATTACATCTGTATTAAATTGGATGGTGAGAACAGCCAGCGAGGTTGAAACAAACATTGTCGCTGTTGAGAGAGTCGAAGAGTATACAAATGTACAACAGGAG GCCCCACTTGAAATTGAACACAGTCTTCCAAACAGCGGCTGGCCTGATCGTGGTAGAATTAAATTTGTAAACTATAGCACAAGGTATCGTGATGAGCTGGATCTTGTTGTTCGAGGCATCAATGTTGACATCAAAGGCGGTGAAAAA ATCGGTGTAGTTGGTCGAACTGGAGCAGGCAAGTCTTCCCTGACATTGGCTTTGTTCCGCATCATTGAAGCAGCAGAAGGCATGATCACTATCGATGGACTTGACATAGGAAAGATGGGTTTGCATTCACTCAGATCCAAGCTGTCCATTATTCCACAG GATccagttttgttttgtgggACCTTACGGATGAATCTTGACCCTTTTGATGGTTATTCAGATGAAGAATTATGGGATGCTTTGGAACATTCCCATCtgaagaattttgttttgacttTGCCAAAGAAACTTGAACATGACATTGCTGGAGGCGGAGAAAATCTAAG TGTTGGACAGCGACAACTGGTCTGCTTAGCGAGAGCTCTTCTGCGAAAATCCAAGATATTGGTTCTTGATGAAGCTACAGCTGCAGTTGATCTGGAGACTGATGATCTTATTCAG GCCACCATTCGTTCAGAATTTGCGGATTCCACAACAGTTACAATTGCTCATCGTCTTAATACTATTATGGATAGCACAAG GGTCTTGGTACTGAATGCAGGAAAAGTAACAGAATATGATACTCCTCAGAATCTTTTGAAATCTAAAGGCATGTTCTACTCCATGGCAAAAACTGCTGGTCTGGccagttaa
- the LOC143465375 gene encoding multidrug resistance-associated protein 1-like isoform X3 produces the protein MLIFGTAYFFIYRKSYQSYIVPSPLFKARMVFTAALCLLALANLGRGIWEYTHGIRLGYVYLISPAVLAIGMAKSVYFVNFDRRKGIQSSSLLTCFWLLYLVFWALILKNQVDRLMNAKLLDDRELFRAITFFISYACVLSLFVMCFFVDDPPAFPPKDLYCEGTESKQSDHNPEEYKDNLPCPESSSCFLSRLTFEWFSKMIMKGYKCPLVDSDLWDLNCVDKAERVSKRFLKIWNAEKAKLKKQQQKAGNVPNNTDDEVLIKQPDEKKRMPSLLKALLKSFGPFFLISTFLKILNDVLTFVSPQLLSGMINFAKSNNPVWQGYSLAVLLFLTAIVKSIILQQYFHVCFTVGMRLRSGVITAVYRKALTLSSAARKHSTVGEVVNLMSVDAQRFMDLTTYVNILWSGPFQIILAMYFLWQTMGPSTLAGLGVMVLLIPINAYIASRAHNFQIEQMKHKDERIKVMNEILNGIKVLKMYAWELSFRDKVYAIRGKEINVLKRAAYLNAAAMFTWTCAPFLVSLTTFAVYTLSDPGNILDAQKAFVSISLFNILQFPLTMLPIMISSLVQANVSLKRLQRFLCNEELDLDNVDRIPSCGPVISIENGTFTWDKDDEPALKNINLSVPKGSLVAVVGQVGSGKSSLVNCLLGDMVKLNGRVSVKGSVAYVAQQAWIQNLTVRENILFGKPFDVCKYQDTVEACELKEDFEMLPASDQTEIGERGINLSGGQKQRISIARAVYQDSDVYLFDDPLSAVDAHVGKNLFDNVLGPGGCLQRKTRLLVTNGISFLPQVDIIVVLVDGKISEIGHYDELLEKNGVFSEFLKNYANNEEKQKQEDEDIDDKFSVPNSPTSTMPDDEDPEPIVGSEGSAVVIASRQFQRDLSQKLVTVQAIYGPTCKYRPIIKNDTNQVCKSPDQKKQAENKLINTETAETGNIKASVFTSYMCSIGFFSIFVIIASYMLSTASSIGSSIWLADWTNDAKDSAKAQNSTSFRLAIYGVIGASKTIFVLSSSFAGTYGSVAASTLLHSKLLNNLLKAPMSFFDTTPLGRILNRFSKDIYVIDEVIPRGLSSFLRTFFMTLSIFVVIIYSTPIFATVALPVVILYWFVQRFYVRTSRQLRRLESISRSPIYSHFSETLAGASTIRAYGLEKSFIRQNEAKVDTNQISYYSNIVSNRQVRFLSSIFYTPAMKWLALHLEVVGNLIVLFAAIFAVVQRKHIEAGIVGLSISYSLQITSVLNWMVRTASEVETNIVAVERVEEYTNVQQEAPLEIEHSLPNSGWPDRGRIKFVNYSTRYRDELDLVVRGINVDIKGGEKIGVVGRTGAGKSSLTLALFRIIEAAEGMITIDGLDIGKMGLHSLRSKLSIIPQDPVLFCGTLRMNLDPFDGYSDEELWDALEHSHLKNFVLTLPKKLEHDIAGGGENLSVGQRQLVCLARALLRKSKILVLDEATAAVDLETDDLIQATIRSEFADSTTVTIAHRLNTIMDSTRVLVLNAGKVTEYDTPQNLLKSKGMFYSMAKTAGLAS, from the exons ATGTTGATATTTGGAACagcatattttttcatttatcgGAAGTCATACCAATCATATATTGTTCCTTCACCACTTTTCAAAGCAAGAATG GTATTTACTGCTGCACTGTGCTTGCTCGCACTGGCCAATTTAGGACGTGGAATTTGGGAATACACTCATGGCATTCGTCTTGGTTATGTATATCTGATTTCTCCAGCTGTGCTAGCCATAGGAATG gcCAAATCAGtgtattttgtaaactttgatCGAAGGAAAGGAATTCAATCTTCCAGTCTTCTCACATGTTTTTGGCTCTTGTATCTTGTCTTCTGGGctcttattttgaaaaaccaAGTTGACAGATTGATGAATGCCAAG cttCTAGATGACAGAGAATTGTTCAGAGCAATCACTTTCTTTATATCTTATGCCTGTGTACTCTCACTTTTTGTGATGTGCTTCTTTGTTGATGACCCACCAGCTTTTCCACCTAAA GATTTGTATTGTGAAGGAACAGAGAGTAAGCAATCTGATCATAACCCTGAAGAGTATAAAGACAACTTGCCATGCCCTGAGTCATCGTCTTGTTTCCTTTCCAGGCTAACTTTTGAATGGTTTTCCAA AATGATCATGAAAGGTTACAAGTGCCCTCTTGTGGACAGTGATCTTTGGGACCTGAATTGCGTTGATAAAGCTGAGAGGGTCTCCAAACGCTTTCTTAAGATATGGAATGCAGAGAAAGCAAAGCTGAA aaaacagcaacaaaaagCAGGAAATGTTCCCAACAACACAGATGACGAAGTTCTTATTAAACAACCTGATG AAAAGAAGAGAATGCCATCTCTCTTAAAAGCTTTGCTGAAAAGTTTTGGTCCTTTTTTTTTGATCAGTACTTTCCTCAAAATCCTGAATGATGTCTTAACCTTTGTCAGCCCACAACTTCTCAG TGGCATGATTAATTTCGCAAAATCCAACAATCCAGTGTGGCAAGGATATTCTCTGGCTGTCTTGCTATTTTTAACTGCAATAGTAAAGAGCATCATTCTTCAGCAGTACTTCCATGTCTGTTTTACTGTTGGTATGAGGTTACGGTCTGGAGTCATCACAGCGGTGTACAGAAAG GCTCTCACACTTTCCAGTGCTGCTCGAAAACACAGCACAGTTGGCGAAGTTGTAAATTTAATGTCTGTTGATGCTCAGAGGTTTATGGATTTGACAACATATGTAAACATTTTATGGTCAG GTCCCTTCCAAATTATTCTGGCAATGTATTTCCTATGGCAAACAATGGGTCCCTCCACACTTGCTGGGCTTGGTGTTATGGTACTGCTTATCCCAATTAATGCTTACATTGCAAGCCGAGCTCACAACTTTCAG ATTGAACAAATGAAACACAAGGACGAACGAATCAAAGTTATGAATGAAATCTTGAATGGTATCAAAGTGCTAAAAATGTATGCTTGGGAGCTTTCTTTTAGG GACAAAGTTTATGCAATTCGTGGTAAagaaataaacgttttgaaacgTGCTGCATATCTCAATGCAGCAGCCATGTTCACGTGGACTTGTGCTCCATTTCTC gtttCGTTGACAACATTTGCTGTGTACACCCTGTCTGACCCTGGCAATATTCTGGATGCTCAGAAAGCTTTTGTGTCAATTTCCCTTTTCAACATTCTTCAATTTCCTTTGACTATGCTTCCCATCATGATCTCATCTTTAGTACAG GCAAATGTAAGCTTAAAACGTCTCCAGCGCTTTCTATGCAACGAAGAGTTAGATCTGGATAATGTGGACAGAATACCATCCTGTGGTCCTGTAATTTCCATCGAAAATGGCACCTTCACCTGGGATAAAGATGACGAACCTGCTttaaaaaa CATTAATCTGTCTGTGCCCAAAGGATCTCTGGTTGCAGTTGTTGGACAAGTTGGAAGTGGAAAGTcatctttggttaactgtttgcTCGGAGATATGGTGAAATTGAATGGAAGAGTATCAGTGAAG GGTTCAGTAGCATATGTAGCACAACAAGCTTGGATTCAAAATCTCACTGTGCGTGAAAACATTCTCTTTGGCAAGCCATTTGACGTTTGCAAGTATCAAGATACCGTTGAAGCTTGTGAACTGAAAgaagattttgaaatgttgccAGCCAGTGACCAGACTGAAATTGGAGAAAGG GGTATCAATTTATCTGGAGGTCAAAAGCAAAGGATTTCAATCGCAAGAGCTGTATATCAGGACTCAGat GTATACTTGTTCGATGATCCACTCAGTGCTGTTGATGCTCATGTTGGAAAGAATCTCTTTGACAATGTTCTTGGACCTGGTGGATGTCTTCAAAGAAAA ACTCGTCTTTTAGTGACAAATGGAATTTCATTCTTGCCACAAGTTGACATTATTGTTGTGCTTGTAGATGGAAAAATATCAGAG ATTGGTCATTATGATGAGTTGTTAGAAAAAAATGGTGTTTTTTCtgagtttttgaaaaactacgcaaacaatgaagaaaaacaaaaacaggaaGATGAAGATATTGATGATAAATTTTCGG TTCCCAATTCACCAACAAGCACAATGCCTGACGATGAAGATCCAGAACCAATTGTTGGGTCAGAAGGATCAGCTGTTGTTATAGCTAGCAGACAATTTCAGAG AGATCTAAGCCAAAAGTTAGTAACAGTGCAAGCCATTTATGGACCCACATGCAAATATCGTCCAATTATAAAGAATGACACAAACCAAGTTTGCAAATCGCCGGATCAGAAGAAACAAGCTGAGAACAAATTAATCAACACAGAGACAGCAGAAACAGGAAAT ATAAAAGCGTCGGTGTTTACATCTTACATGTGTTCgattggatttttttcaatatttgtcATCATTGCATCCTACATGCTATCGACTGCTTCTTCTATAGGTTCTAGTATATGGCTAGCAG aCTGGACAAACGATGCCAAGGATTCTGCAAAAGCACAAAACTCAACTTCATTCCGACTTGCTATATATGGGGTTATTGGTGCATCAAAAA CCATATTTGTTTTGTCATCATCATTTGCTGGAACTTACGGATCAGTTGCTGCATCAACCTTGCTTCATTCAAAATTGCTGAACAATTTGCTCAAAGCACCAATGTCATTTTTTGACACCACTCCACTTGGTAGAATTTTGAATCGTTTCAG cAAGGACATTTATGTAATCGATGAAGTTATACCACGAGGTTTGAGTAGTTTCTTAAGAACATTTTTCATGACTTTGTCCATCTTTGTTGTCATTATCTACAGCACACCAATATTTGCAACTGTTGCCCTTCCTGTTGTCATTCTCTACTGGTTTGTGCAG CGCTTTTACGTTCGAACATCGAGACAGCTCAGAAGGTTGGAATCGATCAGCAGATCTCCTATCTATTCGCATTTCAGTGAAACTCTCGCAG GAGCTAGCACCATCAGAGCCTATGGATTGGAAAAAAGTTTCATAAGACAAAATGAAGCAAAAGTGGACACAAATCAGATATCATATTATTCCAACATTGTTTCAAATCGGCAAGTCAGATTTCTTTCTTCAATTTTCTACACTCCAGCAATGAA GTGGCTTGCTCTGCACCTTGAAGTGGTTGGAAACCTTATTGTGCTGTTTGCTGCCATATTTGCTGTTGTACAACGAAAGCATATCGAAGCTGGTATCGTTGGTCTTTCCATCTCCTATTCATTGCAG ATTACATCTGTATTAAATTGGATGGTGAGAACAGCCAGCGAGGTTGAAACAAACATTGTCGCTGTTGAGAGAGTCGAAGAGTATACAAATGTACAACAGGAG GCCCCACTTGAAATTGAACACAGTCTTCCAAACAGCGGCTGGCCTGATCGTGGTAGAATTAAATTTGTAAACTATAGCACAAGGTATCGTGATGAGCTGGATCTTGTTGTTCGAGGCATCAATGTTGACATCAAAGGCGGTGAAAAA ATCGGTGTAGTTGGTCGAACTGGAGCAGGCAAGTCTTCCCTGACATTGGCTTTGTTCCGCATCATTGAAGCAGCAGAAGGCATGATCACTATCGATGGACTTGACATAGGAAAGATGGGTTTGCATTCACTCAGATCCAAGCTGTCCATTATTCCACAG GATccagttttgttttgtgggACCTTACGGATGAATCTTGACCCTTTTGATGGTTATTCAGATGAAGAATTATGGGATGCTTTGGAACATTCCCATCtgaagaattttgttttgacttTGCCAAAGAAACTTGAACATGACATTGCTGGAGGCGGAGAAAATCTAAG TGTTGGACAGCGACAACTGGTCTGCTTAGCGAGAGCTCTTCTGCGAAAATCCAAGATATTGGTTCTTGATGAAGCTACAGCTGCAGTTGATCTGGAGACTGATGATCTTATTCAG GCCACCATTCGTTCAGAATTTGCGGATTCCACAACAGTTACAATTGCTCATCGTCTTAATACTATTATGGATAGCACAAG GGTCTTGGTACTGAATGCAGGAAAAGTAACAGAATATGATACTCCTCAGAATCTTTTGAAATCTAAAGGCATGTTCTACTCCATGGCAAAAACTGCTGGTCTGGccagttaa